gtcctgagtagctaggattatagtcgtgaGCCACGGGGCTTTTGTTCAGTTTCTTGGATCTGGTCTTTTCCAAGAGAGTTAAGAAAATTCAAAcgtgcaaaaatttaaaaagtgctgACGCCCTTAATCCTATCtgtccaggaggctgaaatctgaagatcacggttcaaagccagcccgggcaggaaagtccatgagactcttatctccggaagtggcactgtggcttaaagtgatagagcactagccttgagctgaagagctcaggggcaatgttcaagccccatgactgacaaaaaataaaaagtgctggGATTTGGGTATGAAAATTGTCCATAGCAATTctccacacacactcactcattgACTGACTATAAATacaccatacatacatacatatatacataaatgagagaaaaaacaaTATCTAGGTTTTAATCTCTACAGGAATACAGAATATGAGTTTAAATTAAGGAATTAAAATCTATGTAGAAATGACTAATTGAAAAGAAAGTAATGGCTTTGAAGTAGCAGCTTTCTGCATGCTGGAGGCCGCAGAAGAGtctgtagttcaaagcctgcttggTCTAGGTAGCGAGACTGaggcttcctctcccccccaccccaccaaaaaaaatgaacaaaagtagTAAGCATTGAGATTGACAGTAAAGACAACAAATACCCAGAGGCttgttgacttttctgcctggaatttGAATGCAGTCTTACACCCTAGTTTTTACAGGTAATTGTAAAAATCTCCTACTGTTATAATATTAACTTAACCTATATCCTTAATCCTCTAATTATACTTTTTGTATCTGTATGTTTgtctttttgagatggggtctctagATTTGTCTCTAGCTAAATCAGGCCTCTAAGTCTAATCCTTCTGCTTTCTGCATTTTTAGTACTGGAATCACAGAGGAGCAATCTCCCCCACCCTCAGCTCCAAATCTTCTTTTGTATCTGCCACTTTAGTTCATTAGTTAAtgctctgccaactgagccatgcctccaaatccaaattgtttgtgccagtcctggggcttgacctcagggcctggacactgttctggGCTTTTATActtaaggttagtactctaccacttgacccatagctccacttcctccaAATCCCTTAATTCTATGACATTGTGTAGTTATCTTTTTGGTAAGAGTAGCCTCTTATCCAGGaagtggaaaaagaaagagaaaaaaaactaacctcttttcttcttcttttcatccTTTTGTTGCAAGACTAGAACTCAAACTCAatacctgatgctttgctcattagctggtgctctacaaacCGAGCCAAGCTTCCAACCCCAAAggagtggttcttttttttcttgagtagtcttttaaaaaagaagaaaaagaggggctgggaatatggcctactggtagagtgcttgcctcatatacatgaagccctgggttcaatgcctcagcaccacataaatagaaaaagccagggctggggatatggcctagtggcaagagtgcttgcctcccatacatgaagccctgggttcaattccccagcaccacatatgcagaaaacagccagaagtggcgctgtggctcaagtggcagagtgctagccttgagcacaaagaagccagggagagtgctcaggccctgagtccaagccccacgactggcaaaaaaaaaaaaaaaaaaaaagaaggggctggggatatagcctagtggcaagagtgcctgcctcggatacacgaggccctaggttcggttccccagcaccacatatacagaaaatggccagaagcggcgctgtggctcaagtggcggagtgctagccttgagcaaaaaaggaagccagggacagtgctcaggccctgagtccaaggcccaggactggccaaaaaaaaaaaaaaaaaaaaaaaaaaaaagaaaagaaaagaaaagaaaaagccagaagtggtgctgtggctcaagtggtagagtgttagccttgagcaaaaaagaagccagggacagtgcccaggccctgagttcaagccccaggactggtcaaaaaagaaaaaaaaagaaaagaaaaaagaaagaaactgaacattgtggctcatacctgcaatcctatctactcaggaggctgagctctgagaatcacagttcaaagttagcctgagcaggagattctgtgagattctcatctccaatcaagcCTCCCCAGAAGatgaaagtggatctgtgactcaattGATAGAATACTAGttttgagaaaaatagctcagagacagcacctaaggccttgagttcaggctaCAGGGCAggcacacacataccaaaaaagaaaaaaaaaatcaaatataattcaTTGAAGAAAATTAGTGTTGTACTTTCTTACACTTTCAAAGTTGCTTTTCAAATAAGCAAAGAATACACCTCACAGCAAGTTCATAAGGTCCTGTTTCGTGCATGGTAttgagaatgaaaacaaaattattccTTTGGGGAGTAATCAGATAGTAAGCATAGGGGTAGAAAATAATTATGAACTTTTTACCCCAGAGGTATGCTCATATGGGCTAGAGTTGTGTTTTTAGTATATATTTGGCAGGTTTCATTTAGAAGTTCTGTGACcacattatttttcatttgtatttaccCTCacctaaagttttttttaagccTGTAAATAAGTTGCATTAGTGTCCTTTCTCCCATTCCAGAGAATTGTTTAGTATGAATGCTGTAGTTGAAAGAGTTCATGCTTTGAGGTATTAAATTTCTTAGGTTTTCTTATATTTGGAGATTtatctgtggtatatacacacgtactacacacacacacacacacacacacacatccacttaATTTAGGTTTCACAGAATTCTAGGCTTGCAAGTCCCTGACTTATCTGATGATAACTTTGGAGGAAATACTGTAATTCTCGGTCTTTGCTGGACTTTACTTCTAAGCAGGCCCTTTAGGCCTAACTGGCTTTGGGCCAGTTGTGAATGTTCGCACAGAGGCGTGGATACCCGTGAGTTGCGTGCTGGCACCACCCACCGGGTGCGGGTACCAATCACAGTCTCTGTGGGTGATGGACTGCCCAGCACAGCCTTAAGTCTGACTGCGGTCAGCGCTGGACCCTGGCGATTGGTCCAGGGTAAAGGCGCGCAACCAATAGGAGCCACAGCTCGCGAGAGTCTGGAGTGCGCGGGAAAGATACCCATATAAACCGAGGCGGGAGAGTCACTTTCGGATCCGTGGCCACTCAATCACCCGGAACTAGGGCTTTGTCTCCTTTTGTTAGGACATGGTGCGGACTAAAGCAGACAGTGCCCCAAGCACCTATAGAAAAGGTGGGGTGTTGGAGAAAGGGAAGACAGAATGGGGGATGCGCTTTCCTGTCCGTGGGTGCGCGGGATGGAAATGCCCGGGCTCTCCCTATCCACTGCGCCAGACTCCAAGCAGGAAGCAGCTGCTTGGCCCCTTACCGGGAAGGGCTACTCATCTGGATCATGGACTCTCCTCTCCCAGCACTGGGTCTGATAACTGTGTGTCTGAGCCTTTCAAGTGGAGTGTGATTTCCCACTCATTCATCCTCTGCCTCTCTTTGCAGTGGTGACTTCCCGCGCCCCCAGGAAGGTGCTTGGCTCCTCCACCTCTGCCATCAACACTCCATCTCCTTCATCCAGGAAAGGTAAGAAGTGCCCTTATTTGTCTGGGGTAAAAACACCCAAACGGGGGCTTGGAAGCGGCAGTCTCCCCAATAGAAACTAGGATTTCTATTCTCCCCCGTCCTGCTCAGAATTTTACTTGGGGTCTTCACATTTaaaatttcttccttctcttctgaggGGAGCTTGGACTTGTAACATAGGCAGGGAGGGTCCTTGTGGAAGACAATCTTTTTtgccgccagtcctggggcttgaactcagggcctgggcactgtccttgagcttctttttgctcaaggatagtactctaccacttgagccacacttcttatggatttttctgtgtatgtggtgcagaggaatcgaactcacggcttcatgcatgctaggcaagcactctaccactaagccacatccccccccccccccaccgcaattctttttttttttggccagtcctaggccgtgaactcagggcctgagcactgtccctggcttcttttatgctcaaggctagcactctgccacttgagccacagcgccacttctggtcattttctgtatacgtggtgctgaggaatcgaacccagggcctcatgtatacgaggcaagtactcttgccactaggccatatccccagacccccgcaattccttttttaaaaagaagggctgggtaTATACCTGGGCtccagagtacttgcctagcatgcacaaagccctgggtcccATCTCCAACCTCTGCTAAACAAAAGTAAACCACCTCTATTCCACAGCATGTGGAAATAAGGATGTCTCTTAACCTTTAGGACACCCTTGAAGAAATGATTTGGGGTCTAGGTGATGCACCCTGCGGCCCCCTGGCTCTGTGAAATAACCAAAAATGAAATCAAGCATGAGAGATGTTGTAAACCAACAgacttaagccacattctcagcctgttcttgttttttgttttttgtttattttttttttgccagtcctagagcttggactaagggtctgagcactgtccctggcttctttttgctcaaggctagcactctgccacttgagccatagcgccacttctggctgttttctatataagtggtgctggtgctggggaatcgaacggagagcttcatatataggaggcaagcagtcttgccactaggccatattcccagccctcctgttcttgttttttgaggcaagctctctctatGGATTTCAGGCTATACTTAAgctcatgattctcctgtctcagcctcctgagtgcagaATCATAGCCATTGTCCTTCATACCTGGCAGGTttgagattgtttttcctttgttggtCCTTTTGAATTTAGGGTTTGGACACTattcctgaccttttgtgctcaaggctagtggcctaccacttgagatacaactccacagatctacttccagcttcttggtgggctaattgaagacaagagtctcatggactttcctgcctgggctggcttcaaaccgagatcctcggATCTTAGTCCCTTGAGTAGCTCGGTGTACAGATGTAAGACACTGCTGCCTGGTGataatacacacataaacacacacacacgtttgtgtgtgtgtgtgtatatatatatatatatagtcagtcacagggcttaaactcagggtctaggcactgtcccttagctcttgctcatagcactgtaccactttgagccacaatgcgacttctggttttctgatggttaactggagataggagtttcaaggactttcctgtccaggctggctttgaactgtgatcctcagatctcagcctcctgaatagctagaaaccCAGTGTGGAATTTACTCTTATGGAACTTTCATATTGTCTCTTATATaggctttaattaaaattatcttAATAAGCGGAATTAGGAGCCATTGGCatgtgtctcatacctgtaactacagctgctcaggaggttgaggaggatcatggtttcctgctagcctaggcaggaaagtccatgagattcttttttttttttttttttttttgccaatcctggagcttgaactcagggcctgagcactatccttggcttctttttgctcaaggctagcactctaccacttgagccacagcgccacttctgggcttttctgtaCATATTGTGCTGagaaatagaatccagggcttcatgtatacatgtatacattcttgccactaggacatattcccagcccccatgagattcttatctccattaaaataccagaaaaagtgagaagtgaagttttggttcaagtggtagaatagtagccttaaggggctgggaatatggcctagtggcaagagtgcttgcctcctacacatgaagctctcggttcaattccccagcaccacatatatggaatacggcaagaaggggtgctgtggctcaggtggcagggtgctagccttgagcaggaagaagccagggacggtgctcaggtcctgagtccaaggcccaggactgtccaaaaaaaaaaaaaaaaaaaaaaagaatagtagccttaagcaaaagaagctcagggacagcacccaggccctgagttcaaggtccaggagcagggggaaaaatgGAATTAGGGCAATTTGTTATGTGTAGTATATCaggaaaaaatatggaaaatttTAGTGTGACTATATTTTAAGACCCAtaatagctctacttctggacaaAATATCAAAAATTAGTTTTCATTTGCTGGGTGcaactgtaatactagctactcaggaggctgagagttcgaagccaggtcaggcagaaaaatccatcagattccatttccttaataaccagcaaaaagcagggctgtacATGTGGTTAAAGTGGTCTAGTGCTGGGTGAATAGACCCTGAGTTTAGACCCCAATAtcaccctccaaaaaaaaaaaacctgttacaggcctgggaatgtggcttagtggtagagtgcttgcctagcatgcatgagccctcggttccattccttagcaccacatatacagaaaagaccagaagtggtgctgtggctcacgtggtaaagtgctagccttgagcataaagcagccagggacagtgttcaggctctgagttcaagccccaggactggcaaacaacaacaaaacaaaaaacttaccgTGATTGTCCCCATATAACGACCAAATTGAGTTTATTGACTGAATATATCTTTATTGTGTCCATTTTCACGTTTTAAGGTGGATATCTGATTACTTAATACTTTTGAGAGTCTATAAGTAATTAAGTTCCAGCAGGAGTTGTGACATATACATCTGCATTCCTGTCACTTGAGAGGTTTGAGACAGAAAGATGAAGAATCAGAAACCAGGGGCTGTGaaggtggctttgtggtagagtgcttgcttagcatgcatgaaacctgggtttgattcctcagtaccacattcttAGTTCTTACTTAGTTCTTATGTTTTATAGCTGAAAACAAGTATGCAGGAGGGAATCCAGTTTGTGTACGCCCAACTCCCAAGTGGCAAAAAGGAATTGGAGAGTTCTTCAGGCTATCTCCTAAaggttctgaaaaagaaaatcagattccTGAAGAGGCAGGACCCAGTGGcttaggaaaaacaaagaaaaggtaaGTTTTTGGGGTTTggaatattaaagaaaatattctctTGGAAATAAAGGACAAACAGAAtgagtaacattttttttcaagccaATAAGAAAATGCAAACCAAGATTGTCTTTAAAACTTGTATCCCAGACACCATCAAAAAGTACTATTGTTACTCATTCCAAAGAGAATCAGTTTCCATTCAGGTAACTACTACATTATTAACTATGACCTTAACTtccttgattcttttctttttttttccctgtcattTTAAAAGACAGTTTCCATCTATCTTGAAGTCCATTAAGTTGCTtgcatcttaaaaaataaaagctgttaGGGGACTGGAAGTATAGATAAGTGGTAcagcctgcacttagtattcatgatgtcctgggttcaatcttcagtatcaaaacaaagaagaaaccaaCAGTTGAaagccacccccccaaaaaaatgtattatgtaatacaatatagtatgtatatatatatacatatatatatatagtatggggtatatatatatagtatgtatagtatatatagtatatatatagtatatatagtatatatatatagtatgtatatatatacaatatatatacacaatgtacaCATACAAtgtagaaaaattaaatataaaaattcctatcaggggctggggatatggcctagtggcaagagagcttgcctcgtatacatgaggccctgggttcgattcccaagcaccacatatacagaaaacggccagaagtggcactgtggctcaagtggcagagtg
This genomic stretch from Perognathus longimembris pacificus isolate PPM17 chromosome 23, ASM2315922v1, whole genome shotgun sequence harbors:
- the Pclaf gene encoding PCNA-associated factor isoform X3, yielding MVRTKADSAPSTYRKVVTSRAPRKVLGSSTSAINTPSPSSRKERVLCNLITQMMKKNRTVLFIFE
- the Pclaf gene encoding PCNA-associated factor isoform X1 — encoded protein: MVRTKADSAPSTYRKVVTSRAPRKVLGSSTSAINTPSPSSRKAENKYAGGNPVCVRPTPKWQKGIGEFFRLSPKGSEKENQIPEEAGPSGLGKTKKRTCPLQPDHSDDEKE
- the Pclaf gene encoding PCNA-associated factor isoform X2, whose translation is MVRTKADSAPSTYRKVVTSRAPRKVLGSSTSAINTPSPSSRKAENKYAGGNPVCVRPTPKWQKGIGEFFRLSPKGSEKENQIPEEAGPSGLGKTKKR